The nucleotide window ATAAACGGGAAGGACTATCTGATACCAATGGTAATAGAAGAACCCTCAGTCGTCGCAGCTGCCTCCAACGCGGCGAGGATGATGAGAGAAGGTGGTGGAATATTCTCCATAAGCACCGAACCCGTGATGATAGGCCAGGTGCAGGTCGTTGGAATAAAGGACATAGAAGGTGCAAAGTTTGACGTGTTAAGAGTCAAGGATGAAATACTCAAAATGGCTAACGAAAAAGATCCAGTTTTAGTGAGTTTGGGAGGCGGTGCCAAGGATTTAGAGGTAAGGGTGATCAATTCTCCAGAAGGACCAATGCTCGTCGTTCATCTTTTAGTTGATGTGAGGGATGCTATGGGCGCGAATGCCGTCAACACAATGACTGAGGCAGTCGCTCCTTACATCTCCCAGATAACAGGCGGTAAAGTTTACCTTAGGATACTATCTAACTTGGCAGATAAGAGGCTCGTAAGAGCGAAAGCGACCGTACCGAAGGATGCCATAGGAGGGGAGGAAGTGGCGAAAGGTATAGTTTACGCGTGGGCTTTTGCGGCCGCCGATCCGTACAGGGCTGCAACACATAACAAGGGAATAATGAACGGTGTAGACGCAGTAGTTATAGCTACAGGAAACGATTGGAGGGCAGTAGAGGCGGGTGCTCATGCTTACGCTGCAAGGAATGGAAGATACGAGTCCCTATCGAAATGGGAGCTTGATGAACGCGGGGACTTGGTCGGTACTTTGGAGATGCCTATGGCGCTAGGCATAGTAGGTGGTGCCACAAAGACCAATCCCTTAGCGAGAGTATGTCTCAAGATACTTCGTGTTA belongs to Aigarchaeota archaeon and includes:
- a CDS encoding hydroxymethylglutaryl-CoA reductase, degradative, which produces MKSSRIPRFYQLTPEERLKYVAEFAELTPEEVELLKKHGGLDLSVANRMIENVIGTFGLPLGIATNFLINGKDYLIPMVIEEPSVVAAASNAARMMREGGGIFSISTEPVMIGQVQVVGIKDIEGAKFDVLRVKDEILKMANEKDPVLVSLGGGAKDLEVRVINSPEGPMLVVHLLVDVRDAMGANAVNTMTEAVAPYISQITGGKVYLRILSNLADKRLVRAKATVPKDAIGGEEVAKGIVYAWAFAAADPYRAATHNKGIMNGVDAVVIATGNDWRAVEAGAHAYAARNGRYESLSKWELDERGDLVGTLEMPMALGIVGGATKTNPLARVCLKILRVKTASELAEVVGAVGLAQNLAALRALAAEGIQKGHMSLHAKNVAVMAGAVGDEVDRVAELMVKDGVIRLDKAIEILQKLRGRAA